The Thermococcus henrietii genome segment AAGGGAGAGCATACCCAATATTGATGTTGAAACCCCGGATGCCTTTGACACCCTAAAGAGCTGTATCTCAGTCCCAGATGCGAATCCGACGCTTAAGCTAACACTCATTAGAGACCTTTTCATGGCCATTCCAACAAGGAGTATTCCAGAGAATAGAAGAACGTTCTTTATTACATCATTCATTTCCCAGCGGAAGAGCTTGTAAAGCCTTCCCATGTGCTTACCCCCTCAGTTTCTTTACCCTGCTAATTCCAATCGTTACCAAGAGAACCGCGAGGGACCCATAGAAGACAAAGGCCGTTTTAACGTCCGGTTTGTGAAAGCTGACAGTGTTGGGTTTTTTAACGCCCGTTTTAAACGACATCAGCACAAGCCCCATCGCATAGGAGTCATCGTGTTTAACTTCTACTTGACCCAGGGAGTATTCATCGGAGAACGACGCGCTTAGAACACCAAGGGCCCAGAGGTCGGGCCCGCCGTTGGGTGTGAACACGAGTTTTCCATCTGATGCGTCAAACGTGTAAATCAGGGTTGCCATCTGGACAATCTCGATGGGATACCCCTTTCCAAAGGGCTGGGTCAGGTTAAATGAGTATCTGTTAGTAACCACGGTCTTGATAGGTGGGTAATAGGTGATGTTCTTCCATCTCTTCGGTTTCTTGTTGTCTACCATGACTCTGCCGACAACGGTGCTGAACGGGTAACTGGAAAACGTACTCCCCTTTTCGAGTGGATGAAATGGGCTGTCAAAGAGCATCGTGTGTCCATAGGCTTTTCCGTCCTTTACAACCTGCATATCAGCTTCTCTGATGAGATACGAGCCGGTTATCATAACTTTCCGAAGTTTGAACACGTACCAGGTCCAGCCATTGAAACCTGGCTCATGGCTTTTCTCGGTTTTCTCCGATAGAACTTCTGATTTGTTCCAAAAGATTGGGGGAGACATATATTTGGGAAGAACCGTCATTACGGTGACGTTTCTGAGTTCTATTTGTACGTGCGAGAGAATATACCCGTTGTTTTCATCGGAGAGGTTGAACCTTATCACGGTGCTGTTGTACGTTTTTATCACGTAGAGGACTCCTGAGTAATTGTAAATCATCAGCGACGTAGTTATCCAGTCCGGTTTGTCACCGTGGGAGACACAATAGTGGATGTAGGGGTTGTATCTGGAAGCAATGTAAGTTAGGGACGTGTAGCCTTCAATTCCAGACGAAGCACCGACAAAGGATGAGGTTACAATTATCGTTAATATGAAAAAACACGTTAACAAGCTCTTTTTCATCTCTACTCCCTCCGAAAATTAAAAAGGAAGTTTAAAAACAAGAAAGCGTTCAAATGTATGGCCACCCAGCAGACGAAACTACCTTGTGGTATCCATCTATGGTTACTATAGTCTCTGCTCCATTCGGATCGGGGATTATAGTAATCCCCGTGAGGATATGGCCTGCGTAGGCACCTCCTCCCCCAGTTCTGTACGTGATGTGGTAGTTGGTGTAGGGGTGCTGAACATCGTACTTGACTCCGATTTCTGTCCAAGAGTATCCATATGAGTCACTGTTGTGTCCTCTAACTGCAGTAACAGCCCAAGTCGTCGCTGCCGCGAACCCTGCCGCCACTACTAACAAGCCGAACAACATGGCCATTAACTTCTTCATGGTGTGGACCCTCCTACCCGAGGGGCGATTAATACGCCCGGTCGGGCGATTGATACTATTTTTAGCATAGTATTTAACTTTTACTTCGAAATTGAGATATAAATTCCAAAAAAAATCGGCCACACTGCAACATATGCATGACATAGTGCAAATGAAGGGGCGGATTACTTCAATTGATAACCAAATTATATCGAAATTGTCGAAGATATTTAACAAAATGTTTTATCATTATGGAAAAACTTCGGTGGCTAAACATGATAGACAGGTGTCGGATTTCGAACCTTCAGCTCCACGTCTTCTTCTGAGTCACCGCCGTAAACGTTTTCCCGCTTCCCGATTTTCAGGATTCGTATACTCTTCTCTGCCTTGTTATACTCAACCAGAACTCGGTAATCCCATACGAAGGCGGTAAACGTTCTCATATCCTCTGAGTTTTTGAACATCGAGCCTCGCAAGGGGAAAGTAGGCCAGCTTTGATATCTTGTCCTTAACTAGTTCGCGTTCTTTTACGGGATCAAAGCCCATCCTTCACCACGTCCCACTCAAGGAACTCGTCGTCTCTGCGCTCTCTGATGGCCTGTTTCTCCCACACCTCTGGCTCGACCTCTTCAATAAGCAAGCTGAAGGTTCACCTCAATAAGTTCCTTCAGGAGCTTCTCTATCTCGTCTGTCCTCTGCATTATCTCGACAAGAGACGTTCCCATGTTCCCACTGATTCAAAGTATGGAGAAGAGGAGTAAATAAATTGTGTTCCCAATCAGCTCCACGTCTCGGCTATGACGTCGTGCTTGTGGATGCTCTCGTTGCTGATTACGCGCACGTGGATTTTGCCCCTAAACTTCTCCCGGGCCTTGGCGAAAATCTCGCGTGCAACATCTTCAACGAACTTCGGGTTCGCGAACATTCCCTGCACAACCGCGTTCTCGTCAACCGTCTTCAGAAGTGTGTAGGTCGGGTGGCTGAAGGAGCTCTCGACGACGTCAATCATATCCTCGAGCGCTATCTCCTCGTCGAAGGCCGTCCTGACCTCGAGCTCGCCGATGGCGCGCTGTATGTGGGTCTTCCCGTTGTTGTTGGCCATCGCGTGGGGACATGCGGTGTTGCCTATAACCCTGACGCGGAGAACCTTCTCAAAGGTGCCATCCTCGTTCTTTATGACGCCGACCTCTACGTCATAGGGCTCGTAGCTCGTCTTCCCACTCGCCGGCGTTTCCCTGGGGATTATCAGATGGGTCTTAATCCAGACCTCCGCCCTTCTGTGCGGGTGTTTGCTCTCAAGGCGTCTTATGACGGCTCTTCCAAGCTCCTCAAGCGAGCTGTGGGCCTCCCTAACCTCTTCCTCCACGGCCTCGCTCATGGCCTCGGTTATGCTCTCCACGAGACGGCTCATGTGGATTCCCTTTTTCTCGGCCGGGACGTCTATCGTGACTTCAAAGAGCGGGAGGAACGTGTAGACCTTCCCCTTCCAGTTAATCTTGGCGACGCTCCTGAGGTTGGTTATGCCGACGCGCCTGAGGGGTTCTCTAATCTCCGGAACTTCTTCCTGGGTCTCAATCACTTCTCTCACCCGGGGTTGGCTTGAGAAAAGGTCTTTTAAAGTTAAGCCCGGAGCTCGTTCACCATGTAGTAAACGGTCCTCAGGGGAATGCCGAGGCGCTCGCTGATTTCCCGCATCGGAACGCCCTTCCTGGCCAGCTCCCGGACGAGCTTCACCGTTTTTTCGTCGTACTTCCTCGGCCTCCCCCTGGGCCTGTTCTCGGGGACGAGCTCTATACCGAGCTGACCGAGGGCGTAGATGACCCTTTTGGAGACCTTTGGATAGAGGCTCGGCGGACAGCTTATCCTCTTCACGTTGGGCGCGTTCTCGAGGATTTTAACGACGACCTCCTTGGTGGGCCTTAAACTAACGTAGACCTCGGTGACGTCCTCGTCGAGCTCGGAAAGCTTCCGCAGGAGCTCGTCGTAGGTTTTGGCACTCACCCGAACCTTCATGCCCTCACCCCTGCAGGAGGTCGAGGAAGCGCTTGGCCTTGTCGCTCTTCGGCATGAACTTCTCGAACTTCTTCAGCTCGTTCTCGCTGAACAGAACCTTGTGCAGGCCGGAAATCACGAACTTCTTTATGGCCTCCTCCAGCTCGGCCTCGTCAATCCCGAGGAGCTCCGCGACTTTTCCTTCGTCGTAGGGGCTCATGCCGTAGAGCAGAACCCCGCCGAGGAGGTAGTTGGGAATCGTGGTGATGTCCTTCCTCTTCCCGGTCAGCTGGCCCTCCATCTCGCACTTCCTTATGACGTAGATGCTCCCCTGCCCTGTCTTGAAGTCCTTCTCGTGCCTGAAGGGTAAATCGAGGATTGAGTAGTGGCAGTCTATGCAGAGCTTTATCCCCGGGAAGATGCCGAGGGTCTCGCGCTCCGTCGAAGAGGTGAGGAAGTAGTAGCGGAAGATGTCCAGGCCGAGCTTTTCGGCGCCGTTTTCGGGGTCAAGGGAAGCGTAGGCCAAGGCGAGGTTGTCAACGGTGTAGTGGTTGTTTATGAGAACCCCCCTCGTCTTCACGAACGTCAAAACGCGCCAGCGGAACCTTCTTCCGAAGCGTTTCCTGAGCTCCATCTCGATGTCGGCATCGGCCGGAAGGTCGAGGCGGGCCTTCTTCAGCCTGTTGTTCTCGAAGTACTCGACCTCAATCCTTATGCTCTTCGTCCTGACAGTCCCCTTCTCGCGGAGCTTGCCCTTGATGAACTTGAAGGTTTCTCTAACCTCAATACTCTCCTTGGCCAGAAGGCGCAACACGTCGCCGGAGTAGGCGAGGTGTGGAAGAACTTCAAGCCTGCCGAGCTTCACGGGCTTCTCAACGGCCCTGACCTTCTCGAAGTTCTCCTTCGTTATCGCCTCTACCGGAATCTCTTTCCTGCCGAGCTTGAAGGTGTAGTTGGCCGAGAGCAGAGCTAAGGCCATCTTGTGGGCGGTTATAGCCGAACGGAGTCTCTCAAGGGCCAAAGCCCTGTTGTGCTTCTTCCTGTAAATCCACTGGAGGTGGGGGTCGCGGTTTTTCTTGTCCATGAAGCGGACGGACGGGGCCGTTTCCCCAACGCGCCTCTCAAGCTCGTCCTGGAGGTCGTTCAGAAGGGAAACGTTGCGCTGGAGGGTGTAGGCTAACCTGGCTGGCTCGAAGTTCTCGAAGAGCTCGCCCAGGTCTATGCCTATATCGTCGAGTATCTTGTTGACCTGGGCGACGAGCTCTTCAGTCGTCGTCATGGTAGCAAATCACCGTTGTTTATCTTTTCCGGCAGGTACTCCTTGGCAACGAACTCGAGGGATTTGTTCGCGAGGGCCTGCTGTTCAATCCTGACGCCCCACTTGAGGGCCATCTTGAGCTGTCTCTGCCATTCCTTGTTCTGGAACCAGGGGTACTCCATCTCCTCCAAAATGCGCTTGTAGTCGCCCGTCGGGCCACCTTTCTTGTTGGGAGGAATCCCCTTGAGCTTCTCGGTGACGTTCTCTAAACCATAGCGCTTTATGTCGTCCATCGTCATGCCAACGAACCTCGCCTCGGGCGTTGCCAGCTTGTCGCTGAGGTAGGCGAGGTTTATCGAGCCCTGCTTTATGGTGGAGTAGATGTACCAACCGTAGGGGTCGCCATCTGTGAAGACGATGATTGGCAGGCCTTCCTCGTAGTGAAGCCTGTGGATAAGCCTTCTAACGCCACGCGAGGCCTGTCCCTGGGTCGCTATGATTAGGGCCTTCTCCTTCTTCGGGAACTTTTCCTCGATGAGACGGTCGGCCATAGCGGCGGTCTCGACAACGAGGGCGTAGTCAACGTTTATCTCGGGGAACTGAATGTGCTCGACTGTTCCCGGGACGGCCCAACCACCGCTTCCGAGCTTGCTCGCGTTGAACTCGTCCTCGCCATCCCTAATCACTATGTCGCCGTAGATGTAACCGCGCCTGTCCGCTGTGATGTGCATCTCCTCACGCAGGACTCCGAGCATTCTCTCAAGGTCTTCTATGATAGGGTCGCTCTCGCGCTGGTCCTCGAAGGTGTTCTCCTTCGTTCCAGGAATCGTGTGTTTGTTGGCGTAGTAGGCTTCACGAAGGCTCGCGTGCTTGCCCTCGGCGACGAGCCTCTTCACGTAGGCCATTATGAGCAAGGTTTGCATGAACTTTCTGGCATGAGCCACGTTGAGGAAGTAACGCCTTGAGAGCTTGTCGCCCATCCTGATGAGCTTGGCCTTCTCGTCGAAGTAGACGTTGTTGAGTCCGCGCGTCGGTATGTCAAAGTAGGGGTTCTTGCCGGCCTTGATAGCCTCAAGGACGCTCCTTCCGTACTCTTCGAGCTTGCTGAGCACCTTTCTCGGGTCGTAGGAGAACTTCTCCTTGGGCCTCTCGCGCTTTATTGCCTTGGATTTAGGCATTCTCGCTCACCTCCTGCCCCTTGGAGGCAAAGTGACTCTCTATAAACCTGATGAAGTACTCCCTAATCTTCTCCTCCGGCTCGCCCGTGAGAACGCTCAGAGCCCTCGCTATCTCGGGCACGTACTTCTCGAAGGTCTTCTTCCTCTTGACCTGGTAAAGCCTTCTGTGCTTTCCGCTGAGGTAGGTCTGCAGTCTTCTCGCCGCGTCCATTATGGCCAGGCGAATCTCGTTGTAAATCTCATCGACGCTCGCTATGCTCTGCTTTCCGGTTCCGGTGTAGGGGACGTGGACTGAAACGACGTTAATCATGAGCACGAGCGGGGTTCTGTCAAGGTCGTCAACGCGGTAGCGCTTCCAGTCTATCGAGCGTGCGGCCTGAGTGGTTACACACGAGCCTGCATCGAAGAGGAGCGGAACGCGGTTCGCGTAGCGGAGGAGCTCGAAACCGCTTGGTATCTCACCGCCGTAGGCAAGGCCGACCTCGACCTGGAAGGGGATTCCTCCGGAGTAAACCTTGGGGGGCCTCGTTACGGCCGTTACGAACTCCGGCTTGAGGATTCCCTTCAAACCCTTCTCGATGTTCTCCTCGCCTATGGGCCTGAGGCCGTGCGTCGGCGGAGCGAGGAACTTCATGCACTTGAAGGCCTCGACTATCTCCTCTGCCTCGTGCCAGGTGAGCTTTTCAGGTGGCTTCTCCATCATCTTCGCGACCTGCTTGACGACCTTGGTGTAGCCCTTGAAGGAGCGGAGAACGGCTTTGACTTCGCCCTTCATGAGCCTCTCGTAGAGCCCTTCCTGAACCTTCTTGTCCTCGACCGTCTTGATGAGCCTCAATGCCGCTATGTACTCGACGAGCTCGTCAACCTTCTTGTCGCTTATCCTCGAGAATTCTCCAACGAGGAAGCGCCTCACGCTTGTCCTTCTCGTCTTCTTGGCCATCCTGTAGACGTCGTCCGTGAGAACTCCCTTCGGGTGGGGCTTCATCTCAACAGGAGGTTCAGGAATCTCGTCGCTCGAGCGCGGGAAGACTATTAACCTCCCGTCCGGCTCGATGAGCTCGATGTGGGCATGTGGATTCGCTATCGCGGTGAGCTTGAGGTACCAGTAAACGCCCTGCTTCGAGCGCATGTACTTGACGTTCTTGACCTCGAGCTCTATCCTCGTCCCGTGCCAGCCGTCCGGGTTGGGGTGCTTCTCCTTCTTTACGATTTTACCCTCGTTTCTGTCAACGTCAATCTTGACCCAGGCCTCTATTATCTCGTCGCCCGTTGATGTGACCACGCGCGTTGCCTTACCGCTCGTTATCTGGGCGAACATCACGGCACCGCTTATACCGATACCCTGCTGGCCCCTGCTCTGTATGTTCCTGTGGGCCTTCGTTCCGGCCAGCATCTTTCCAAAGACGTGGGTTATGTACTTCTCCGGGATTCCAGGGCCGTTGTCCTCTACAACCACCTTGTAGTGCTCCCTTCCGAGTTCCTCAATCTCGACCCTTATATAGGGGGAAATCCCGGCCTCCTCACAGGCGTCGAGCGAATTCGTCACCGCCTCGTGGACGAGCGTTGTAAGCGAGCGGACCTTGCCGGTGTAGCCGAGCATTGCCGCGTTTCGCCTGAAGAACTCGCTGACGCTCTGGATTTTGAACTCCTTAAAGAGCTGATTCGCCTCGGCCATGCTCATTCCTCCAGTTCGTTCTCGGGCCCGCCCTCGATGGCCTCGTAGTAGGCGGAACTCTCAAGCTCGAGGTCCTTCTTGCGCCTTTCGAGGTAGCGGTAAACGACGCCGTGGGGCGAGCCCTTAGCGAGCTTCTCGATGGCCGTCCTGGCCACCTCGACCTGAATCGGATTACCGATAATCGCGACGGTCTTTCCGTAAACGCTAACGTCAGCGCCACTCATCTCCTCAATAATCTCCCTCGTCCTTCCCTTCCGCCCGATGATTCTACCCCTGACCCTCGGCAGGGCGTTCTTCTCGTTCCCAACCAC includes the following:
- a CDS encoding DUF1699 family protein; the protein is MKVRVSAKTYDELLRKLSELDEDVTEVYVSLRPTKEVVVKILENAPNVKRISCPPSLYPKVSKRVIYALGQLGIELVPENRPRGRPRKYDEKTVKLVRELARKGVPMREISERLGIPLRTVYYMVNELRA
- a CDS encoding GTP cyclohydrolase IV, with amino-acid sequence MIETQEEVPEIREPLRRVGITNLRSVAKINWKGKVYTFLPLFEVTIDVPAEKKGIHMSRLVESITEAMSEAVEEEVREAHSSLEELGRAVIRRLESKHPHRRAEVWIKTHLIIPRETPASGKTSYEPYDVEVGVIKNEDGTFEKVLRVRVIGNTACPHAMANNNGKTHIQRAIGELEVRTAFDEEIALEDMIDVVESSFSHPTYTLLKTVDENAVVQGMFANPKFVEDVAREIFAKAREKFRGKIHVRVISNESIHKHDVIAETWS
- a CDS encoding DUF530 family protein encodes the protein MTTTEELVAQVNKILDDIGIDLGELFENFEPARLAYTLQRNVSLLNDLQDELERRVGETAPSVRFMDKKNRDPHLQWIYRKKHNRALALERLRSAITAHKMALALLSANYTFKLGRKEIPVEAITKENFEKVRAVEKPVKLGRLEVLPHLAYSGDVLRLLAKESIEVRETFKFIKGKLREKGTVRTKSIRIEVEYFENNRLKKARLDLPADADIEMELRKRFGRRFRWRVLTFVKTRGVLINNHYTVDNLALAYASLDPENGAEKLGLDIFRYYFLTSSTERETLGIFPGIKLCIDCHYSILDLPFRHEKDFKTGQGSIYVIRKCEMEGQLTGKRKDITTIPNYLLGGVLLYGMSPYDEGKVAELLGIDEAELEEAIKKFVISGLHKVLFSENELKKFEKFMPKSDKAKRFLDLLQG
- the top6B gene encoding DNA topoisomerase VI subunit B — its product is MAEANQLFKEFKIQSVSEFFRRNAAMLGYTGKVRSLTTLVHEAVTNSLDACEEAGISPYIRVEIEELGREHYKVVVEDNGPGIPEKYITHVFGKMLAGTKAHRNIQSRGQQGIGISGAVMFAQITSGKATRVVTSTGDEIIEAWVKIDVDRNEGKIVKKEKHPNPDGWHGTRIELEVKNVKYMRSKQGVYWYLKLTAIANPHAHIELIEPDGRLIVFPRSSDEIPEPPVEMKPHPKGVLTDDVYRMAKKTRRTSVRRFLVGEFSRISDKKVDELVEYIAALRLIKTVEDKKVQEGLYERLMKGEVKAVLRSFKGYTKVVKQVAKMMEKPPEKLTWHEAEEIVEAFKCMKFLAPPTHGLRPIGEENIEKGLKGILKPEFVTAVTRPPKVYSGGIPFQVEVGLAYGGEIPSGFELLRYANRVPLLFDAGSCVTTQAARSIDWKRYRVDDLDRTPLVLMINVVSVHVPYTGTGKQSIASVDEIYNEIRLAIMDAARRLQTYLSGKHRRLYQVKRKKTFEKYVPEIARALSVLTGEPEEKIREYFIRFIESHFASKGQEVSENA
- a CDS encoding DNA topoisomerase IV subunit A gives rise to the protein MPKSKAIKRERPKEKFSYDPRKVLSKLEEYGRSVLEAIKAGKNPYFDIPTRGLNNVYFDEKAKLIRMGDKLSRRYFLNVAHARKFMQTLLIMAYVKRLVAEGKHASLREAYYANKHTIPGTKENTFEDQRESDPIIEDLERMLGVLREEMHITADRRGYIYGDIVIRDGEDEFNASKLGSGGWAVPGTVEHIQFPEINVDYALVVETAAMADRLIEEKFPKKEKALIIATQGQASRGVRRLIHRLHYEEGLPIIVFTDGDPYGWYIYSTIKQGSINLAYLSDKLATPEARFVGMTMDDIKRYGLENVTEKLKGIPPNKKGGPTGDYKRILEEMEYPWFQNKEWQRQLKMALKWGVRIEQQALANKSLEFVAKEYLPEKINNGDLLP